From Ailuropoda melanoleuca isolate Jingjing chromosome 17, ASM200744v2, whole genome shotgun sequence, the proteins below share one genomic window:
- the LOC100473091 gene encoding LOW QUALITY PROTEIN: phosphoserine aminotransferase (The sequence of the model RefSeq protein was modified relative to this genomic sequence to represent the inferred CDS: inserted 5 bases in 4 codons; deleted 2 bases in 2 codons; substituted 5 bases at 5 genomic stop codons): protein MEILVLRESSSHQETLPATDAQAGGHFGPGRQPVRKGLVFLKIQKELLDYNGIGTSVLEISHRPSAFPKMINNTENLGQKLPAVPDNYEVTFGHRGXCQGQLSAVLLNLTGLKARRGATHEMTGVXLAKEAGAXKFGNVNIVYPKLGSYAKIPDSSPWNLSLGASYVHYCTSETVHRVEFGFISDVKGAVVVCPMSSNFLSKPMDVSXFGVIFAGAQKNVDSAGITFVIIGDDPLGFALREDPSIXEYKVRAPNHSSDNTPLCFSIYDMGLVPKSFKNKAVQPLEKLSSIKAQMIYDIIDNPQGFXVYPVDPXNRSKTNSTFCSGNAKGDDVLEKRLLAKALELNMISLKGSGSVGVIRXSLYNADRIEGVXNLAASMKNSLETHQL from the exons ATGGAAATCCTGGTCCTCAGAGAGTCCTCCTCACACCAAGAGA CCCTGCCCGCCACCGACGCCCAGGCAGGCGGTCACTTTGGCCCTGGCCGCCAACCTGTCCGAAAAGGCTTGGtgtttttaaagatacaaaaagaaTTATTAGACTACAAT GGAATTGGCACTAGCGTTCTTGAAATAAGCCACAGGCCGTCAGCTTTTCCTAAGATGATTAATAACACAGAGAATCTTGGGCAGAAATTGCCTGCTGTTCCAGACAACTACGAGGTGACCTTTGGGCACAGAGG GTGTCAAGGCCAGTTGTCTGCTGTCCTCTTAAACCTGACTGGCCTGAAAGCAAGAAGGGGTGCTACGCATGAGATGACAGGAGTTTAGTTAGCCAAGGAGGCAGGAGCCTAGAAGTTTGGGAACGTGAATATTGTCTACCCTAAACTTGGGAGTTATGCAAAAATTCCAGATTCAAGCCCCTGGAACCTCAGCCTGGGTGCCTCCTATGTGCATTACTGCACCAGCGAGACCGTGCACAGAGTGGAGTTTGGCTTTATCTCTGATGTCAAGGGAGCAGTGGTGGTTTGCCCCATGTCCTCCAACTTCCTATCCAAGCCAATGGATGTTTCCTAGTTTGGTGTGATTTTTGCTGGTGCTCAAAAGAATGTTGATTCTGCGGGGATCACATTCGTGATCATTGGTGATGACCCCCTGGGGTTTGCCCTCAGGGAGGACCCCTCCA CTGAATACAAAGTACGGGCCCCAAACCACTCCTCAGACAACACACCTCTGTGTTTCAGCATCTATGACATGGGCTTGGTCCCCAAGTCGTTTAAGAACAAGGCAGTGCAGCCACTGGAGAAGCTCAGCTCCATCAAAGCACAAATGATTTATGATATTATTGATAATCCTCAGGGATTCTAGGTATATCCAGTGGATC AGAATAGAAGCAAGACGAATAGCACATTCTGCAGTGGCAATGCCAAAGGAGATgatgtttta gaaaaaagattACTTGCTAAAGCTCTTGAGCTCAATATGATCTCCTTGAAAGGGAGTGGGTCTGTGGGAGTCATCC CCTCTCTGTATAATGCTGACAGGATAGAAGGTGTTTAGAATCTGGCAGCATCCATGAAAAATTCTTTGGAGACGCACCAGCTATGA